The Solanum lycopersicum chromosome 6, SLM_r2.1 genome has a window encoding:
- the LOC101267616 gene encoding GDSL esterase/lipase At3g27950 yields the protein MEKLVLTLLALLLYLGLVYGEISNKCVFPAIYNFGDSNSDTGGKSAAFRQVPPPNGLTFFGSPMGRMCDGRLIIDLIADRLELQYLSPYLDSVMANFRNGANFATAGSSILPGGYSPFSLEVQISQFLQFKKRTMLLSDLSIPNKSKWSSSKVNIANPQDFSKALYTFDIGQNDLSYGFQYTHEAQVRASIPLIIDNFTQAIHQLYYEGAVNFWIHNTGPIGCLPYSVIDYPLKPQGLDGIGCIENENKVAREFNEQLKDRILHLRAELPGAAFTYVDIYSAKYQLISSAKEQGFGDPLKFCCGWYNNGSEVACGQTAIVNGTEHGKACSDPTKYISWDGVHYTDAANVWLAKSILNGSFSDPPVPIEQSCSHSST from the exons ATGGAGAAATTAGTATTAACATTGTTAGCATTACTATTATACTTGGGATTAGTTTATGGAGAAATTAGTAACAAGTGTGTGTTTCCAGCAATATATAATTTTGGTGACTCGAATTCGGATACCGGTGGAAAATCAGCAGCATTCCGTCAAGTGCCTCCACCGAATGGACTAACTTTCTTTGGCAGTCCCATGGGCAGAATGTGCGATGGTCGTCTAATCATAGACCTCATAG CTGACAGGTTGGAGTTACAGTACTTGAGTCCATATTTAGATTCAGTAATGGCAAATTTTAGAAATGGTGCAAATTTTGCAACAGCTGGTTCATCTATACTTCCTGGTGGTTATAGTCCTTTTAGCCTTGAGGTTCAAATTTCTCAGTTTTTACAATTCAAAAAAAGGACTATGTTGCTCTCTGATTTATCAA TtccaaataaatcaaaatggtCTTCTTCAAAAGTCAACATTGCAAATCCACAAGATTTTTCAAAGGCACTGTACACATTTGACATTGGACAGAATGACCTTTCTTATGGTTTTCAATATACCCATGAAGCACAAGTCAGAGCATCCATTCCTCTAATCATAGACAATTTTACTCAAGCAATTCAT CAACTTTACTATGAAGGGGCTGTGAATTTCTGGATCCACAATACAGGTCCCATTGGCTGTTTGCCCTACAGTGTGATAGATTATCCATTGAAGCCTCAGGGATTGGATGGCATTGGGTGCATAGAGAACGAAAACAAGGTGGCTCGTGAGTTTAACGAGCAACTCAAGGACAGGATATTACACTTAAGAGCAGAGCTTCCTGGTGCTGCATTTACTTATGTTGACATTTATTCAGCTAAGTATCAACTAATTAGCTCTGCGAAGGAACAAG GTTTTGGAGACCCATTGAAATTCTGCTGTGGATGGTACAATAATGGTTCTGAAGTTGCATGTGGTCAGACAGCTATAGTGAATGGCACAGAGCATGGGAAGGCATGTAGTGATCCCACAAAGTACATTAGCTGGGATGGAGTACATTACACAGATGCTGCAAATGTCTGGTTAGCCAAATCAATTCTCAATGGCTCTTTCTCAGACCCTCCAGTTCCTATTGAACAATCTTGCAGTCACTCATCCACCTGA
- the LOC101257082 gene encoding uncharacterized protein, with amino-acid sequence MATLVPGVLLKLLQHMNTDVKVAGEHRSSLLQVVSIVPALAGGELFPNQGFYLKVSDSSHATYVSLPDEHDDLILSDKIQLGQFIHVERLEAASPVPILRGVRPVPGRHPCVGTPEDIVATHSLGFLNNNGNLSPGSKSRDKTKSPSKALGNSHVAAKDNKSAVSRSNGGTKQEKVEKKKPTLTWSKSHLSKLALNVVEKKDSLMRVKSSSSSRSIPTSPTSCYSLPTSFEKFSNGVKLQAKVKGLERLEKATTKPGVEKSSSVRGASPTPKRLLGGNPLKNYLQGLELEPKALRKSWEGNMDLKSRESPRLRVNKHDLKPEPRSTSVPRKSTSEKLTSKEDNRGILAKSSKEENKAHTSLKKSTNGEPVDADKSSNQKISKGRKQPGEVNNGLQDLVKVAVSNRILADGNVAWSSLPSSLTKIGKEVMKHRDAAQVAAIEAMQVASASESLLRCLSTYSELSSSAKEDNAQPAVEQFLALHASLKNVHLVGDALSKTISAAGSESDHEENPSEEALKAVSEKRKQATLWVNAALATNLSSFSVYSKKATSSPIAPSAPSPSPKTIALNQPMLVLDNSTKSTLAKPQAKPRPTMSSKIQSSGSQRRLADGIASNQKPKSPPPADWVRGDGLEEAVDLAEMLRVASQDWFLGFVERFLDADVDASALSDNGQIAGMLSQLKSVNDWLDEISSSKDDESPQIASETIDRIRKKIYEYLLTHVESAAAALGGGSGGSSQVPPTIETKTRK; translated from the exons ATGGCTACTTTGGTACCTGGTGTTCTATTGAAGCTTCTTCAGCATATGAACACAGATGTGAAAGTTGCTGGTGAGCATAGGTCATCTCTGTTGCAAGTGGTCAGCATTGTGCCTGCATTAGCAGGTGGGGAGCTTTTTCCTAACCAAGGGTTCTACCTAAAGGTATCAGATTCTTCTCATGCTACTTATGTATCTTTGCCTGATGAACATGATGATCTTATTCTTAGTGATAAGATTCAATTGGGTCAGTTCATTCATGTTGAGAGGCTTGAAGCTGCCTCACCTGTGCCTATACTTAGAGGGGTTAGGCCCGTCCCTGGACGACACCCTTGTGTTGGAACTCCCGAAGATATAGTAGCAACTCATTCTTTAGGCTTCCTAAATAACAATGGTAATCTGTCTCCTGGTTCAAAATCGCGAGACAAAACTAAGTCTCCTTCAAAAGCATTAGGTAATAGTCATGTGGCGGCGAAAGATAATAAATCTGCAGTTTCGAGATCAAATGGTGGTACCAAACAGGAAAAAGTGGAAAAAAAGAAGCCTACTTTGACTTGGTCGAAGTCCCACTTGTCAAAGTTAGCATTAAATGTAGTGGAGAAGAAGGATTCTCTAATGAGAGTAAAATCATCTTCTAGCTCAAGATCAATACCCACATCTCCTACAAGTTGTTATTCATTACCGACTTCTTTCGAGAAGTTTTCAAATGGGGTTAAGCTACAAGCAAAGGTTAAGGGCTTGGAACGTTTGGAGAAAGCAACAACTAAACCTGGAGTGGAGAAGTCTAGTTCTGTTCGTGGGGCGAGTCCAACACCGAAGAGACTGCTGGGTGGGAATCCATTGAAGAATTATCTTCAAGGACTCGAATTGGAGCCTAAGGCCCTGAGGAAGAGCTGGGAAGGGAATATGGATTTGAAGAGTAGAGAGAGTCCCAGATTGAGGGTCAACAAGCATGATTTGAAGCCTGAACCGAGGAGCACTTCT GTTCCAAGAAAATCAACTAGTGAAAAATTGACTAGTAAAGAAGATAACCGGGGAATACTTGCAAAATCATCCAAAGAGGAAAATAAGGCTCATACATCCTTAAAGAAGTCCACAAATGGAGAGCCTGTTGATGCTGATAAATCAAGTAACCAGAAAATATCCAAGGGAAGAAAGCAACCTGGGGAAGTCAATAATGGCTTACAAGACTTGGTCAAAGTTGCTGTCAGTAATAGAATTTTAGCAGATGGAAATGTTGCCTGGTCTTCACTCCCATCTTCTCTCACAAAGATTGGAAAG GAAGTCATGAAGCACAGAGACGCCGCACAGGTAGCAGCCATTGAGGCTATGCAGGTGGCTTCGGCTTCTGAAAGCTTACTAAGATGTCTAAG CACATATTCTGAGTTGAGCTCCTCGGCAAAGGAAGATAACGCACAGCCTGCTGTTGAGCAATTCTTGGCGCTGCATGCGAGTTTGAAGAATGTTCACCTTGTTGGTGATGCTTTATCCAAGACCATATCAGCTGCTGGTTCAGAATCAGATCATGAAGAAAACCCTTCTGAAGAAGCACTTAAGGCTGTATCAGAAAAACGGAAGCAAGCAACTCTATGGGTCAATGCTGCGTTGGCTACCAATCTGTCATCATTCTCAGTGTATAGCAAAAAAGCAACTTCATCTCCAATTGCCCCTTCAGCTCCCTCGCCAAGCCCAAAGACTATCGCTCTCAATCAACCTATGCTAGTCCTTGATAACTCAACCAAAAGTACTCTTGCAAAACCTCAAGCCAAACCCCGCCCGACAATGAGTTCTAAGATTCAGTCATCAGGATCTCAACGGCGCTTAGCAGATGGGATAGCTTCTAATCAAAAGCCAAAATCTCCTCCTCCAGCGGATTGGGTCAGAGGAGACGGTCTTGAAGAGGCTGTTGACTTAGCCGAGATGTTACGAGTAGCGTCCCAAGACTGGTTCTTAGGATTTGTAGAAAGGTTCTTGGATGCTGATGTTGATGCCTCAGCTTTATCAGATAATGGTCAAATAGCCGGCATGTTATCCCAGCTGAAGAGTGTGAACGACTGGTTAGATGAGATCTCCTCTAGCAAGGATGATGAAAGTCCCCAAATTGCTTCTGAGACCATCGATAGGATAAGAAAAAAGATCTATGAATATCTTCTCACTCATGTGGAGTCTGCTGCAGCAGCTCTTGGTGGTGGCAGTGGCGGTAGCTCACAAGTGCCACCTACAATAGAAACCAAAACGAGAAAATGA